From Micromonospora sp. NBC_01699, a single genomic window includes:
- a CDS encoding response regulator transcription factor, whose translation MTTSPTPAGRTKVLLVDDHDLIRKGLRHAFERDRQFEVVGEAATAAEGVRQAGALQPDVVIMDLRLPDGSGLEATRALRKSSATMGIVVLTMYAGDDQLFGALEAGASAFVPKTAPADEVVAAARHAASSPSAFTAADLAEAMKRRLAPSGPQLSPREGQVLRLLADGMSVAGIAKQLFVSESTAKTHISKLYEKLGAANRAQALMTALRLGLLEAPDAPKF comes from the coding sequence ATGACCACGAGCCCCACGCCGGCTGGCCGTACCAAGGTCCTTCTTGTCGACGATCACGACCTGATCCGCAAGGGCCTGCGCCACGCGTTCGAACGGGACCGCCAGTTCGAGGTCGTCGGTGAGGCCGCGACGGCGGCGGAGGGGGTCCGTCAGGCGGGTGCCCTGCAACCCGACGTCGTGATCATGGACCTCCGCCTGCCCGACGGCAGCGGCCTGGAGGCCACCCGCGCCCTGCGCAAGTCCAGCGCCACCATGGGCATCGTCGTCCTCACCATGTACGCGGGCGACGACCAGTTGTTCGGCGCACTGGAGGCGGGCGCGAGCGCCTTCGTACCGAAGACCGCCCCGGCCGACGAGGTGGTCGCCGCCGCGCGGCACGCCGCGTCGTCACCGAGCGCGTTCACCGCCGCCGACCTCGCCGAGGCGATGAAGCGACGGCTGGCGCCGTCCGGTCCGCAGCTCTCCCCCCGCGAGGGTCAGGTGCTGCGGCTGCTCGCCGACGGAATGAGCGTGGCCGGCATCGCCAAGCAGCTGTTCGTCAGCGAGTCGACGGCCAAGACGCACATCTCGAAGCTCTACGAGAAGCTCGGCGCGGCCAACCGGGCCCAGGCCCTGATGACCGCACTGCGGCTGGGGCTGCTGGAAGCCCCCGACGCGCCGAAGTTCTGA
- a CDS encoding DUF4395 domain-containing protein, whose product MLLDPRGPRFAAAVTTVVLIVVLVTGSGWLALAQAVVFAITAATPRRGPYGLLFRAFVARRLRPPTELEPAAPVRFAQLVGLVFTLVAAAGYLGGADGVGLVAAGLALAAAFLNAAFGLCLGCEAYLAFRRLSGRATPARVPADAS is encoded by the coding sequence ATGCTGCTCGACCCCCGAGGACCCCGGTTCGCCGCGGCCGTCACCACCGTCGTCCTGATCGTCGTGCTGGTGACCGGCTCCGGTTGGCTGGCACTGGCCCAGGCCGTTGTCTTCGCCATCACCGCCGCGACCCCGCGTCGGGGACCGTACGGGCTGTTGTTCCGAGCCTTCGTGGCGCGTCGGCTGCGTCCGCCGACGGAGCTGGAACCGGCGGCTCCGGTGCGGTTCGCACAGCTTGTCGGGCTGGTCTTCACGCTGGTCGCGGCGGCCGGTTACCTCGGCGGGGCGGACGGCGTGGGTCTGGTCGCGGCCGGGCTGGCGCTCGCGGCGGCGTTCCTCAACGCGGCCTTCGGGCTCTGCCTGGGCTGCGAGGCGTATCTGGCGTTCCGTCGGCTGAGTGGCCGGGCGACCCCGGCCCGAGTGCCGGCCGACGCGTCCTGA
- a CDS encoding TlpA family protein disulfide reductase, whose translation MQDTALTGPLVVVAVLVAATAFGLWRRHRDGRLRPVLAQPAGHPGTARAPSADVSGTVAPGTAHSTGHLAVAHRTDKTAATTATSLLEAVADPAETATATGTTATAATATAATAIVTAGAGEDQRRPGERPVEDPGAPGVTVDPGLLTALGVQLGTPATLLQFSSAFCAPCRATRRVLNEVTGLLDGVRHVEIDAESHLAAVRALNIWRTPTVLVVDSAGRIVARATGVPAKPQVVATLAPLLTAAANTAVEPGRADREPGRADREPGRADTGPDREGAGR comes from the coding sequence GTGCAGGACACCGCGTTGACCGGCCCGTTGGTGGTCGTGGCCGTACTGGTCGCCGCCACCGCGTTCGGGTTGTGGCGGCGTCACCGCGACGGCCGGCTGCGGCCGGTGCTCGCGCAACCGGCGGGTCACCCCGGCACCGCCCGTGCCCCGTCCGCCGACGTCTCCGGAACCGTGGCCCCCGGCACGGCCCATTCGACCGGGCACCTGGCAGTGGCGCACCGAACCGACAAAACGGCAGCGACGACTGCGACTTCGCTACTGGAGGCCGTGGCCGACCCGGCCGAGACCGCGACCGCGACCGGGACGACTGCGACCGCGGCGACTGCGACCGCGGCGACTGCGATCGTGACGGCCGGGGCTGGGGAGGACCAGCGGCGGCCGGGGGAGCGGCCGGTCGAGGATCCCGGCGCGCCGGGGGTGACGGTGGATCCGGGTCTGCTGACCGCGCTCGGCGTGCAGCTCGGCACGCCCGCGACGCTGTTGCAGTTCTCGTCCGCGTTCTGCGCGCCCTGCCGGGCCACCCGTCGGGTGCTCAACGAGGTTACCGGGCTGCTCGACGGCGTACGGCACGTCGAGATCGACGCCGAGAGCCACCTGGCCGCCGTCCGAGCCCTGAACATCTGGCGTACGCCGACGGTGCTGGTGGTCGACTCCGCCGGCCGGATCGTCGCGCGGGCCACCGGCGTACCGGCGAAGCCACAGGTCGTGGCGACGTTGGCGCCCCTGCTCACCGCCGCCGCCAACACCGCGGTCGAACCGGGCCGGGCGGATCGTGAACCGGGCCGGGCGGATCGTGAACCGGGCCGGGCGGATACCGGGCCGGACCGCGAAGGTGCCGGGCGATGA
- a CDS encoding SAM-dependent methyltransferase codes for MQRPDWAPQSIDIERPSVARMYDYYLGGSHNFAADRRAAQAMIASVPEAPLMAQANRAFLRRAVQYLIDTGIRQFLDIGSGIPTVGNVHEIAQRAAADTRVVYVDVDPVAVAHSREILSGNEQATALWGDLRQPAEILNHPDVRKLLDFDQPVAVMVVAVLHFIPDSDDPRGILATIRDSLAPGSHLVLSQASDDGRTVDEREEAERVYQRTDNPLTVRSRAELTGLFDGFDLVDPGVVWVPQWRPDSFDSLDDAERAVFMGGVGRHGG; via the coding sequence ATGCAACGGCCGGACTGGGCACCGCAGAGTATCGACATCGAACGACCCAGTGTGGCCCGAATGTACGACTACTACCTGGGTGGCTCGCACAACTTCGCCGCCGACCGGCGGGCGGCGCAGGCGATGATCGCGTCCGTTCCGGAGGCGCCGCTGATGGCCCAGGCGAACCGGGCCTTCCTCCGCCGCGCGGTGCAGTACCTGATCGACACCGGTATCCGGCAGTTCCTCGACATCGGGTCGGGCATCCCGACGGTCGGCAACGTGCACGAGATCGCCCAGCGGGCGGCCGCCGACACCCGGGTGGTCTACGTCGACGTGGACCCGGTCGCGGTGGCGCACAGCCGGGAGATCCTCAGTGGCAACGAGCAGGCGACCGCACTCTGGGGTGACCTCCGTCAGCCGGCCGAGATCCTGAACCACCCGGACGTACGCAAGCTGCTGGACTTCGACCAGCCGGTGGCCGTGATGGTGGTCGCGGTGCTGCACTTCATCCCGGACTCCGACGACCCGCGCGGCATCCTGGCCACCATCCGCGACAGCCTCGCCCCCGGCAGTCACCTGGTCCTCTCCCAGGCCAGCGACGACGGCCGGACGGTCGACGAGCGGGAGGAGGCCGAGCGTGTCTATCAACGTACGGACAACCCGCTGACGGTCCGCAGCCGCGCGGAACTCACCGGGCTCTTCGACGGCTTCGACCTGGTCGACCCCGGCGTGGTCTGGGTGCCGCAGTGGCGGCCCGACTCGTTCGACAGTCTGGACGACGCCGAGCGGGCCGTGTTCATGGGCGGCGTGGGACGGCACGGTGGATGA
- a CDS encoding putative bifunctional diguanylate cyclase/phosphodiesterase, protein MLTAARPGLPTFARAWAKAVAGTSYLPMTQSQLEELLQRLTGDLADALQSEPFDLRTGHRVGAALVAAHVASAEGLGRTIEVIQLRLLRDLGLSQDDAQDRMARLLATVATGYSRAMHDRTLDEQESIRRAGMVAREQAERALRESEARFRHQATHDPLTNLPNRALFTERLGAAVRRPGAGGKRIGVCFIDLDRFKVVNDTLGHPVGDQLLISVAERLRGQVGEHLVARLGGDEFVILVEDTTCTDDALKVADAALAAIGEPAVVDGHELTISASVGVVERPVTGTSPDDVMRAADVTLHWAKASGRGRWALFDADRNERELTRHALSAAMPGALDRGEFYLDYQPLVSLTCGGVLGVEALVRWRHPKLGVLHPDSFIGLAEETGLIVRLGDWVLNEACREARRWLTISPDAPFVSVNLAVRQVHVAGLADEVRALLDRTGLPPNKLQLEITESALMTTTGEPVQALRSLAELGVRIAIDDFGTGYSNLAYLRSLPVCELKVAGSFVAGLQAADDDPASHTDERILATLVSLAHALNLTVTAEGVETAGQADRLRELGCDAAQGWHFGRPEPAGRIHDRLGQRN, encoded by the coding sequence ATGCTGACCGCCGCCCGGCCGGGTCTGCCCACCTTCGCCCGAGCGTGGGCCAAGGCGGTGGCCGGCACCAGCTATCTGCCGATGACCCAGAGCCAACTTGAGGAACTCCTGCAACGGCTCACCGGCGACCTGGCCGACGCGTTGCAGTCGGAGCCGTTCGACCTGCGTACCGGGCATCGGGTGGGGGCCGCGCTGGTCGCCGCGCACGTGGCCTCGGCGGAGGGCCTGGGCCGGACCATCGAGGTGATCCAGTTGCGCCTGCTGCGCGACCTCGGGCTGTCCCAGGACGACGCGCAGGACCGGATGGCCCGGCTGCTGGCCACCGTCGCCACCGGCTACAGCCGGGCGATGCACGACCGGACGCTCGACGAGCAGGAGTCGATCCGGCGAGCCGGCATGGTCGCCCGCGAGCAGGCCGAACGGGCCCTGCGGGAGAGCGAGGCACGGTTTCGCCACCAGGCCACCCACGACCCGCTGACCAACCTGCCCAACCGGGCCCTGTTCACCGAACGGCTCGGCGCGGCCGTACGTCGACCGGGCGCGGGCGGCAAGCGGATCGGGGTCTGCTTCATCGACCTCGACCGGTTCAAGGTGGTCAACGACACCCTCGGTCATCCGGTCGGCGACCAGTTGCTGATCTCGGTGGCGGAACGGTTACGGGGCCAGGTCGGCGAGCATCTCGTCGCCCGGCTCGGCGGCGACGAGTTCGTGATCCTGGTCGAGGACACCACCTGCACCGACGACGCGCTCAAGGTCGCGGACGCCGCGCTGGCCGCGATCGGCGAGCCGGCCGTGGTCGACGGCCACGAGCTCACCATCTCGGCGAGCGTCGGCGTGGTCGAGCGTCCGGTCACCGGCACCAGCCCGGACGACGTGATGCGGGCCGCCGACGTGACCCTGCACTGGGCGAAGGCGTCCGGCCGGGGGCGGTGGGCCCTCTTCGACGCCGACCGCAACGAGCGGGAGCTGACCCGGCACGCCCTGTCGGCGGCGATGCCGGGGGCGCTGGACCGGGGCGAGTTCTACCTCGACTACCAGCCGCTGGTGTCACTGACCTGCGGCGGGGTGCTGGGGGTGGAGGCGCTGGTGCGGTGGCGCCACCCGAAGCTGGGCGTACTGCACCCGGACAGTTTCATCGGGCTGGCCGAGGAGACCGGTCTGATCGTCCGACTCGGCGACTGGGTCCTGAACGAGGCCTGCCGGGAGGCCCGACGGTGGTTGACGATCAGCCCGGACGCGCCGTTCGTCAGTGTCAACCTGGCCGTACGCCAGGTGCACGTCGCCGGCCTGGCCGACGAGGTACGCGCGCTGCTCGACCGGACCGGCCTGCCGCCGAACAAGCTCCAGCTCGAAATCACCGAGAGCGCGTTGATGACCACCACCGGCGAACCGGTGCAGGCGCTGCGCTCCCTCGCCGAGTTGGGCGTCAGGATCGCCATCGACGACTTCGGCACCGGCTACTCCAACCTCGCCTACCTGCGGTCGCTGCCGGTCTGCGAGCTGAAGGTGGCCGGCTCGTTCGTGGCCGGTCTACAGGCGGCCGACGACGACCCGGCGAGCCACACCGACGAACGCATCCTGGCCACCCTGGTCTCGCTCGCGCACGCCCTCAACCTGACCGTCACCGCCGAGGGAGTGGAGACCGCCGGGCAGGCCGATCGGCTCCGCGAACTCGGCTGCGACGCCGCCCAGGGCTGGCACTTCGGCCGCCCCGAGCCGGCCGGCCGAATCCACGACCGACTGGGCCAGCGAAACTAG
- a CDS encoding glycosyltransferase family 4 protein, giving the protein MNRTLVITNDFPPRAGGIQSFVHNLAVRQPTGSIVVYASTHPGADKFDAEQPFEVVREATGMLLPTPAVARRAARLAVEYGCDTLWFGAAAPLGLLAPGLRRRAGIERAVALTHGHEIGWAALPGARATLRRIARGLDVTTYLGEYTRIRLDRALRDLTELRRLAPGVDVDLHHPEIDATGLRARYGLTDRPVVVCVSRLVPRKGQDTLIRALPQIRRRVPDAALLIVGGGPYRSTLEKLVREQNLSADVVFAGNVEWRDLPAHYAAGDVFAMPCRTRNRGLDVEGLGMVFLEASATGLPVVVGDSGGAPDAVRDGETGYLVDGRNLAQLADRVATLLEDPASARRMGAAGRAWVEREWRWELQADRLADLLYPGGFRPGTA; this is encoded by the coding sequence GTGAACCGGACCCTGGTGATCACGAACGACTTCCCGCCCCGGGCCGGCGGGATCCAGTCGTTCGTGCACAACCTCGCCGTACGCCAGCCGACCGGCTCGATAGTCGTCTACGCCTCCACCCATCCCGGCGCCGACAAGTTCGACGCCGAGCAGCCGTTCGAGGTGGTCCGCGAGGCAACCGGGATGCTGCTCCCGACGCCCGCGGTCGCCCGGCGAGCGGCCAGGCTTGCCGTCGAGTACGGCTGCGACACGCTCTGGTTCGGTGCCGCCGCCCCGCTCGGGCTGCTCGCACCGGGCCTGCGTCGGCGGGCCGGGATCGAGCGGGCGGTGGCGCTCACCCACGGCCACGAGATCGGCTGGGCCGCGCTGCCCGGCGCCCGCGCCACCCTGCGCCGGATCGCCCGGGGGCTGGACGTGACCACCTACCTCGGCGAGTACACCCGGATCCGGCTCGACCGGGCCCTGCGCGACCTGACCGAGCTGCGCCGGCTGGCGCCCGGTGTCGACGTCGACCTGCACCACCCGGAGATCGACGCGACCGGGCTGCGGGCCCGCTACGGACTCACCGACCGACCGGTGGTGGTCTGCGTGTCCCGGCTGGTGCCGCGCAAGGGACAGGACACGCTGATCCGGGCGTTGCCGCAGATCAGGCGCCGGGTGCCGGACGCCGCACTGTTGATCGTCGGCGGCGGGCCGTACCGGTCGACGCTGGAGAAACTCGTACGCGAGCAGAACCTGTCCGCGGACGTGGTGTTCGCCGGCAACGTCGAGTGGCGGGACCTGCCGGCGCACTATGCGGCCGGCGACGTGTTCGCGATGCCGTGCCGGACCCGCAACCGTGGTCTCGACGTCGAGGGGCTCGGCATGGTCTTTCTCGAAGCCTCCGCGACCGGCCTGCCGGTTGTCGTCGGGGACTCCGGCGGCGCCCCGGACGCGGTACGCGACGGCGAGACCGGCTACCTGGTCGACGGCCGGAACCTGGCGCAGCTCGCCGACCGGGTCGCGACCCTGCTCGAAGACCCGGCATCGGCCCGGCGGATGGGTGCCGCCGGTCGGGCCTGGGTGGAGCGGGAGTGGCGTTGGGAGTTACAGGCAGACCGGCTGGCGGACCTGCTGTACCCCGGCGGTTTCCGGCCCGGCACCGCCTAG
- a CDS encoding M48 family metallopeptidase, producing MTPRGWAVVTLVALVVLLAASSALLVPWHRPPAPRADQLAALRELAPDEVTRARAFRDALRPGSYGALLVGLLIALVLGLTPLGGKLIDLVSRPFGDHWIAQAVLGGFAVLLVADLVTLPFSAWRHAVVARYGLSTQSWAGWGVDLLKSYAVSAVIGAVALLGFYAVTRYAPRWWWALGAAGAAVLVVLLSFVLPVLVEPVFNRFTPMAQGPLRTELMALAERDRVPVRDVLVADASRRTRAVNAYVSGFGPTRRIVVYDTLLREATPDEVTSVVAHELGHAKDQDVLAGTLTGALGAAAAVTALYLLGSWGGLLRAAGVDSIAQPRAFALLFAVVAVVGLVSNPAQALLSRRVEARADAHALDLTGDPTTFEAMQRRLATVNLADPDPPRWEYLYSASHPSTVERMAAARAYARNEGR from the coding sequence ATGACGCCTCGGGGGTGGGCGGTCGTGACGCTCGTCGCGCTGGTGGTCCTGCTGGCCGCCAGCTCGGCCCTGCTGGTGCCGTGGCACCGGCCACCGGCACCCCGCGCCGACCAACTGGCCGCCCTGCGTGAACTGGCCCCGGACGAGGTGACCCGCGCCCGAGCCTTCCGCGACGCGCTGCGCCCCGGCTCGTACGGCGCGCTGCTCGTCGGCCTGCTGATCGCCCTGGTGCTCGGCCTGACCCCGCTCGGCGGCAAACTGATCGACCTGGTCAGCCGCCCGTTCGGGGACCACTGGATCGCCCAGGCGGTGCTCGGCGGGTTCGCCGTGTTGCTCGTCGCCGACCTGGTCACCCTCCCGTTCTCGGCCTGGCGGCACGCCGTGGTGGCCCGCTACGGCCTGTCCACCCAGAGCTGGGCCGGCTGGGGCGTGGACCTGCTCAAGTCGTACGCGGTCAGCGCCGTGATCGGAGCGGTCGCGCTGCTCGGCTTCTACGCCGTCACCCGGTACGCCCCGCGCTGGTGGTGGGCGCTCGGCGCGGCCGGTGCCGCCGTACTGGTGGTGCTGCTGTCGTTCGTCCTGCCGGTGCTGGTCGAGCCGGTGTTCAACCGGTTCACCCCGATGGCGCAGGGACCCCTGCGTACGGAGCTGATGGCACTGGCCGAACGGGACCGGGTGCCGGTACGCGACGTACTGGTCGCCGACGCGTCCCGCCGAACCCGCGCTGTCAACGCGTACGTCTCCGGGTTCGGCCCGACCCGCCGGATCGTCGTCTACGACACCCTGCTGCGGGAGGCGACACCGGACGAGGTGACCAGCGTGGTGGCACACGAACTCGGCCACGCCAAGGACCAGGACGTGCTCGCCGGCACGCTCACCGGTGCGCTCGGCGCGGCGGCGGCGGTGACCGCGCTCTACCTGCTCGGCTCGTGGGGCGGGCTGCTCCGGGCGGCCGGCGTCGACTCGATCGCCCAACCGCGCGCGTTCGCGCTGCTATTCGCCGTCGTCGCGGTGGTCGGCCTGGTCAGCAACCCGGCCCAGGCACTGCTGTCCCGACGGGTCGAGGCACGGGCCGACGCGCACGCACTCGACCTGACCGGGGATCCGACCACCTTCGAGGCGATGCAACGGCGGCTCGCCACGGTGAACCTGGCCGACCCCGACCCGCCCCGCTGGGAGTACCTCTACTCCGCCTCCCACCCGTCGACGGTGGAGCGGATGGCCGCCGCCCGCGCGTACGCCCGGAACGAGGGCCGGTGA
- a CDS encoding NYN domain-containing protein, protein MPLSEPTDDRLPEPGVAAVPAVDGDGEQDEVLDLEPEPVLPEPVRQRIVALTAVALSGLPNEELPVPLRRVAKFAPNRRARLGAPMIAGQLAGDPLFRQRITKRVLGDAGELGAAVLAGTAPAAADPVEVAALAYLVRPRGWRGLVEAAGVAVRAEADSAVVAELVREAEQRATRAEHDRAVARVEADKLRDELARVREELGQLREESRVLGRTLRESQARERKASEMLATEKGRAARIGADHDAELRRLRARLAEAEAVAGATRQTAKEARSVDDARLWLLLETIGQAAVGLRRELALDPADRMPADYVAEAFADRPASATSARALDTDDPARLDELLAMPRVHLVADGYNVTKRGFGEMSLEQQRKRLITGLGGLAAQTGAEVTVVFDGAERMHGLPPAPRGVRVLFSRKGETADDLIRRLVRAEPAGRPVIVVSSDREVADGVRRHGAYPLGADSLLRRLSRS, encoded by the coding sequence ATGCCCCTCAGCGAACCGACCGACGACCGCCTCCCCGAACCGGGGGTGGCCGCCGTGCCGGCCGTCGACGGGGATGGTGAGCAGGACGAAGTCCTCGACCTCGAACCGGAGCCCGTACTGCCCGAACCGGTCCGGCAACGGATCGTCGCGCTGACCGCCGTCGCCCTGTCCGGCCTGCCGAACGAGGAACTGCCCGTACCGCTGCGCCGGGTGGCCAAGTTCGCGCCCAACCGCCGGGCCCGGCTCGGCGCCCCGATGATCGCCGGCCAACTCGCCGGCGACCCGCTGTTCCGGCAACGGATCACCAAACGGGTGCTCGGCGACGCGGGCGAGCTGGGCGCGGCCGTACTCGCCGGCACCGCCCCGGCGGCAGCCGACCCGGTGGAGGTCGCCGCGCTCGCGTACCTGGTCCGCCCGCGCGGCTGGCGCGGCCTGGTCGAGGCGGCCGGGGTCGCGGTCCGGGCCGAGGCGGACAGCGCGGTGGTCGCCGAACTGGTCCGGGAGGCCGAACAGCGGGCCACCCGGGCCGAACACGACCGCGCCGTCGCCCGGGTCGAGGCCGACAAGCTCCGCGACGAGCTGGCCCGGGTCCGGGAGGAACTGGGCCAACTCCGCGAGGAGTCCCGGGTGCTGGGCCGGACGCTGCGCGAGTCCCAGGCCAGGGAACGCAAGGCGAGCGAGATGCTGGCCACCGAGAAGGGCCGGGCCGCCCGGATCGGCGCCGATCACGACGCCGAACTGCGCCGCCTGCGGGCCCGGCTGGCCGAGGCCGAGGCGGTCGCCGGTGCCACCCGGCAGACCGCCAAGGAGGCCCGCTCGGTCGACGACGCCCGGCTCTGGCTGCTGCTGGAGACGATCGGCCAGGCCGCCGTCGGGCTGCGCCGGGAACTGGCGCTCGACCCGGCCGACCGGATGCCGGCCGACTACGTCGCCGAGGCGTTCGCCGACCGCCCGGCGTCGGCCACCTCCGCCCGCGCGCTGGACACCGACGACCCGGCCCGGCTCGACGAACTGCTCGCCATGCCCCGGGTGCACCTGGTGGCGGACGGCTACAACGTCACCAAGCGGGGCTTCGGCGAGATGTCGCTGGAGCAGCAGCGCAAACGCCTGATCACCGGCCTCGGCGGACTGGCCGCGCAGACCGGTGCCGAGGTCACCGTGGTCTTCGACGGCGCCGAACGGATGCACGGGCTGCCACCCGCGCCGCGCGGCGTACGGGTGCTCTTCTCCCGCAAGGGCGAAACCGCCGACGACCTGATTCGCCGCCTGGTCCGGGCCGAACCCGCCGGCCGCCCGGTGATCGTCGTCTCCTCCGACCGCGAGGTCGCCGACGGCGTACGCCGCCACGGCGCCTACCCCCTCGGCGCCGACTCCCTCCTCCGCCGCCTCTCCCGCTCCTAA
- a CDS encoding DEDD exonuclease domain-containing protein, with protein MAQPEPIAPRPGPPRPRTGSEQAGARPGYVQGTLDGLLGGTGTPDELPLFQTTFVVVDLETTGGAPDGGGITEIGAVKVRGGAELGTLATLVNPDQPIPPFITVLTGITQAMLLPAPRIAQVLPSFLEFLRGAVLVAHNAPYDVGFLKAACAQLGQAWPNPRVLDTAALARRVLTRDEVPNRKLGTLAAYFRTSRQPSHRALDDALATVDVLHGLIARLGGHGVHTLGDAIEFARAVTPTQRRKRYLADGLPKVPGVYIFRAADDRPLYVGTSVDIASRVRSYFTAAEKRARMSEMLAAAERVEAVECAHALEAEVRELRLIAAHAPPYNRRSKFPERKVWLKLTTEAYPRLSVVRQLAPDDDAYLGPFSSRRGAELAAAGLHDAVPLRQCTHKLSARTTTPACALAELGRCAAPCEHRITPQEYERLATIPLRVATREDPQVVVDALLARIDSLAGEQRYEEAATVRGRLTAVLRATLRMQRLSGLTSIGELAAARRTDAGGWELVVVRHGRLAGAATAAPGVHPRPVLDLVRATAETVVPGHGPVPNASAEETERILAWLERPETRLVEVSAGWASPVRGAARFRDLLAKAESASSAQLSTERL; from the coding sequence ATGGCACAACCCGAGCCCATCGCGCCCCGTCCGGGGCCGCCCCGGCCCCGGACCGGGTCGGAGCAGGCCGGCGCCCGCCCCGGTTACGTCCAGGGCACCCTGGACGGCCTACTGGGCGGCACCGGGACCCCGGACGAGTTGCCGCTGTTCCAGACCACGTTCGTGGTGGTCGACCTGGAGACCACCGGTGGTGCCCCGGACGGCGGCGGCATCACCGAGATCGGCGCGGTCAAGGTGCGCGGCGGCGCCGAGCTGGGCACGTTGGCCACGCTGGTCAACCCGGACCAGCCGATCCCGCCGTTCATCACCGTGCTGACCGGGATCACCCAGGCGATGCTGCTGCCGGCGCCCCGGATCGCGCAGGTGCTGCCGAGTTTCCTGGAGTTCCTCCGGGGCGCGGTGCTGGTGGCCCACAACGCGCCGTACGACGTGGGTTTCCTCAAGGCCGCCTGTGCCCAGCTCGGGCAGGCGTGGCCGAATCCTCGGGTGCTGGACACCGCCGCGCTGGCCCGTCGGGTGCTGACCCGCGACGAGGTGCCCAACCGCAAGCTGGGCACGCTGGCCGCGTACTTCCGGACGTCCCGGCAGCCGAGTCACCGGGCGCTGGACGACGCGCTGGCCACGGTCGACGTGCTGCACGGGCTGATCGCCCGGCTGGGCGGGCACGGGGTGCACACGCTCGGCGACGCCATCGAGTTCGCCCGCGCGGTCACCCCTACCCAGCGGCGCAAGCGTTATCTCGCCGACGGGCTGCCGAAGGTGCCGGGGGTCTACATCTTCCGGGCCGCCGACGACCGGCCGCTCTACGTGGGCACCTCGGTCGACATCGCGAGCCGGGTGCGCAGCTACTTCACGGCGGCGGAGAAGCGGGCCCGGATGTCGGAGATGCTGGCCGCGGCGGAGCGGGTGGAGGCGGTCGAGTGCGCGCACGCGCTGGAGGCCGAGGTCCGCGAGCTGCGGCTGATCGCGGCGCACGCGCCGCCGTACAACCGGCGGTCGAAGTTCCCCGAACGGAAGGTGTGGCTGAAGCTGACGACGGAGGCGTACCCCCGGTTGTCCGTGGTCCGGCAGCTCGCGCCGGACGACGACGCCTACCTGGGTCCGTTTTCCTCTCGGCGCGGCGCGGAGCTGGCCGCAGCGGGCCTGCACGACGCGGTGCCGCTGCGCCAGTGCACGCACAAGCTCTCCGCCCGCACGACGACGCCGGCCTGCGCGCTGGCCGAGCTGGGCCGGTGCGCGGCACCCTGCGAGCACCGGATAACCCCGCAGGAGTACGAGCGTCTCGCGACCATCCCGCTGCGGGTTGCCACCCGGGAGGATCCGCAGGTGGTGGTCGACGCGTTGCTGGCCCGGATCGATTCACTGGCCGGCGAGCAGCGCTACGAGGAGGCGGCGACCGTACGGGGCCGGCTGACCGCGGTGCTCCGGGCCACCCTGCGGATGCAGCGGCTGTCCGGGCTGACCTCGATCGGCGAGCTGGCGGCGGCCCGGCGCACCGACGCGGGCGGCTGGGAGCTGGTGGTGGTCCGGCACGGGCGGCTGGCCGGGGCGGCCACCGCGGCGCCGGGGGTGCATCCCCGGCCGGTGCTCGACCTGGTCCGGGCGACCGCGGAGACGGTGGTGCCCGGTCACGGTCCGGTACCGAACGCGTCGGCGGAGGAGACGGAGCGGATACTGGCCTGGTTGGAGCGACCGGAGACCCGGTTGGTCGAGGTTTCCGCCGGCTGGGCGTCGCCGGTACGCGGCGCGGCACGGTTCCGGGACCTGCTCGCGAAGGCCGAGTCGGCGTCCTCCGCCCAACTCTCGACCGAACGCCTATGA